The Deltaproteobacteria bacterium genome has a segment encoding these proteins:
- the coaBC gene encoding bifunctional phosphopantothenoylcysteine decarboxylase/phosphopantothenate--cysteine ligase CoaBC: MEKPNIVLGVTGGIACYKALELVRLLVQDSCTVRVVMTRGAAEFVTPLSFQTLSGAPVATDLFSLTQESEIGHINLADSADLMVIAPATANIVGKLAAGIADDLLTTVVLATQAPVLVVPSMNVHMLAHPLVQANLAKLRDAGYHVLESASGSLACGYEGKGRLPEPPAIVEEIRALLRPKDLSGEHILITAGPSREPLDPVRYLSNRSSGKMGYALARAAARRGAQVTLVSGPTALAPPTGVKTVPVVTAEEMHQAVLAEFETTTAVFMAAAVADYRPRATSARKMKRGDGSLSVEFVPNPDIVAELAARKRHQVVVGFAAETESLMDNARAKLDKKNLDLLVANDVTQEGSGFDVDTNVVTLLDRDGSATPLPLMSKDAVADRIYDWYLQYKKQTPRRIKSSSRRRTA, from the coding sequence GTGGAGAAGCCGAACATCGTGCTGGGCGTTACCGGGGGCATCGCCTGCTACAAGGCGCTGGAACTGGTCCGTCTGCTGGTGCAGGATTCCTGCACCGTCCGGGTCGTCATGACTCGGGGGGCCGCCGAGTTCGTCACGCCGCTGAGCTTCCAGACCCTCTCGGGCGCCCCCGTGGCCACGGACCTCTTCAGCCTGACCCAGGAATCCGAGATCGGCCACATCAACCTGGCGGACAGCGCCGACCTGATGGTGATCGCTCCCGCCACCGCCAACATCGTCGGCAAGCTCGCCGCGGGCATCGCCGACGACCTCCTCACCACCGTGGTCCTTGCCACCCAGGCGCCCGTGCTGGTGGTGCCGTCGATGAACGTGCACATGCTGGCGCACCCCTTGGTTCAGGCCAATCTGGCGAAGCTGCGCGACGCAGGCTACCATGTCTTGGAGTCCGCCTCCGGCTCGCTGGCGTGCGGCTACGAGGGCAAGGGCCGGCTTCCGGAGCCCCCGGCCATCGTCGAGGAGATCCGTGCGCTGCTCCGGCCCAAGGACCTTTCGGGCGAGCACATCCTGATCACCGCGGGCCCGAGCCGGGAGCCTCTGGACCCGGTGCGCTACCTCTCCAACCGCTCGTCGGGGAAGATGGGTTACGCGCTGGCCCGGGCCGCGGCCCGACGCGGCGCCCAGGTGACGCTGGTAAGCGGCCCCACGGCGCTGGCTCCGCCCACCGGCGTGAAGACCGTGCCGGTGGTCACGGCCGAAGAGATGCATCAGGCCGTGTTGGCGGAGTTCGAAACCACCACCGCGGTCTTTATGGCGGCGGCGGTGGCCGACTACCGGCCGCGGGCGACATCGGCCCGGAAGATGAAGCGCGGTGACGGCTCCCTGAGCGTGGAGTTCGTCCCCAATCCGGATATCGTGGCCGAGCTGGCCGCTCGCAAGCGTCACCAAGTGGTAGTGGGTTTTGCCGCCGAGACCGAGTCCCTGATGGACAACGCCCGCGCCAAGCTGGACAAGAAGAATCTCGATCTGCTGGTGGCCAACGACGTGACCCAGGAGGGCAGCGGTTTCGACGTGGACACCAACGTGGTCACGCTGCTCGACCGCGACGGCAGCGCCACCCCGCTCCCGCTCATGAGCAAGGACGCCGTCGCCGACCGCATCTACGACTGGTACCTCCAGTACAAGAAACAAACCCCGCGGCGCATCAAGAGCTCGTCCCGACGCCGTACGGCGTGA
- the nbaC gene encoding 3-hydroxyanthranilate 3,4-dioxygenase: protein MFPHLTRFNLKQWIDENRGDWGRRRVIWEDSDFIIFVTRGPNDRTDFHINPGDEMFYQLEGELNLHYLTADHQPEVAVLQEGEMFLLPRFVPHSPRRRDGSWTLVVERVRQPGEDDHFIWVCGNCTHTLYETTVHFNDPADSVQRAYAAMAADESLRRCTRCGETEAAVRSEGPAFVWKG, encoded by the coding sequence ATGTTCCCACACCTCACCCGCTTCAATCTCAAGCAATGGATCGACGAGAACCGGGGCGACTGGGGCCGGCGCCGGGTGATCTGGGAAGACTCGGACTTCATCATCTTCGTTACCCGCGGTCCCAATGACCGAACCGACTTCCACATCAATCCGGGCGACGAGATGTTCTACCAGCTCGAGGGCGAGCTGAACCTTCACTACCTGACCGCGGACCACCAACCCGAGGTCGCGGTGCTCCAGGAAGGCGAGATGTTCCTGCTGCCGCGCTTTGTGCCTCATTCGCCGCGCCGGCGCGACGGCTCCTGGACCCTCGTGGTGGAACGGGTGCGCCAACCCGGCGAGGACGACCACTTTATCTGGGTGTGCGGCAACTGCACCCACACCCTCTACGAGACCACCGTACACTTCAACGACCCGGCGGACTCGGTGCAACGGGCTTATGCGGCCATGGCCGCCGACGAGTCCCTGCGCCGCTGCACGCGCTGCGGCGAGACCGAGGCCGCGGTACGCAGCGAAGGGCCGGCGTTCGTTTGGAAGGGGTAG